The DNA sequence TTCCGTTTTTCCTTAAATTTTGCGCCTCTTTACCCAATCCTAAAACATCATCAAAAATTACAACATCAGCCCAATCAACTTCCTTTCTCCAATCCTCAACTTTAGGAACGAACCCATCTGCTATATCCTGATTGCTCTCATTTCTTATAAAATATCTTGCTTCATGTCCTTCTTTGATAACTTGCCAGGCAATATCACCAATAAATCCATCCAAGGATACAAAAAGGAATTTTTTCTTATCCATTTCCTATATCTCCATTTAGCTTAAGGATAACCCTGCCTTAACAAAGACGACGGGACACTTAAGCCTTTTAATTCAATAGTAGCGCCTTTAAGGAAAACTTTATATCTTCTATCCACTGACTTCTTATGAATAAAATCATAAGTTTTCTCTACAATATGGCGCGTAATATATTTAACTATATTATCAGGTAGCCCGCTGCTTGTTTCGGATTTTGTATTTAAGCAGCATTGATCATTGATATAATCTATACATACAAAACGTCTCCTATCTTTCTTTTTATCAATTGCTATCTCGCTAGAAAACCAGACCATTTTTGACAAAGATGCGATCTTTGCAACTATCTCTACAAGCTTAAGAAAATCATGAGTATAAAATTCTTTTTCGCTAACATGTTCGTAGATATTTGTCTGGTCATCCCACCAACAAGGTATTATAGCATCAAAGACATGCAATAGGCGAAACCAGGCACGCTTATTGCCAAGCCTTATAGGAATAATTTTCTCTTGAAGCAAAAAATTATCTTCATAATCAAAACTGCGCGCTTTTGCAATCTCTTCTATAGTTCCGCGAGCATCTTTAATTAATCCCTTCTGTCCGTATCCGCAAGCAGGTTTTATTATAAATGGTATTCCCAGCCTCTTTTTTGTCTCTTGAGCTAGTCCTCTATTTCTAGGCTCCCAACTACGAACTATAACTGTATAGGGAGTTTGAATTCCTGCGTTAATAAGTTCAAAATGAGAAACAGACTTGTCTATAGCTATCCTTGTTCTATCCGGATCATTAATAATTGCCGCCCCTGCATCCTTGGCAGCATAACATAGCTTAGCGTATATATCTCCTTTTTTATTATATGTCGCCTCGCCGTCAAGAAGAGCATCTATCTTCAATCTATTCTCTTTAAGTTGCTTGATTATTGAAATGATATTTTTTTTGTTTATCCATAAAAAAGAAAGCTTGCGGTCTTCACAAGCTTTCTTAAGAAGCGTTATAAATTGCTCCTCTAATGTATCCTTCCAATTTAGAGCAAAATTATAATTATACATATGGCTATCAGCACCCTTCAAAACTTTTACTCACCGGTGCCTAACTTTATAATATAGACTTACTCACTCTAAGTCATAGATAGAGACAAAATTTCCGCTGAGAACATCATGAAGCATCTTCTTTCAATAACCTAATTGCTAAATAATAAATCTTATCATCCAATTGTTTAATTATTCGATACTGCTCTTTTAATCTGTCTATGCTTCCATTTATCTTAAAATTGAGCAAACTATCTTTGTAGCCACAATAACTAGATAAAACTCCTAGCCAAAACATAAATTTACCCTTTAAATTTTGATTTTCGACTAAAGAAAGCAGAAACTTTTCTGCTTGAGAAGCAAGAGGGGACGAAGTTTTCTTAAACCATCTAATTGTAGCATATAGATAACCCAATTCCCAAAAACAATTAACAGTATCGCAGAAGTAGTCAAAGTCGGTAGTCAAAGCTTCAATTTTACTTTCGCTTCTTACAATTCTAAAATTCCATATATGAGGGTCTTCTATGCCACAACCATAAATGAATTTAATATTTGATTTCTCAAGTTTATCTATAATAGCCCTAACCTTGGGTAAAAATTCAAAATCTTCTGAGAATTCTTTGCTCAACTGAAGTGAGGCTTTAATATTTGCGGGAGCAAGGAATTCCTTATAGTCTAGATTAATAGAATTGATATCTCGAAGATAGCTATAAACTGAAGTCAGACTCATAATAATATCAGAGGGATTATTTAGTAAATAATCAGATAGAAATTCACCTATATAATCACAGATCACAGTCTTATCTTTAGGATATATCATTGTAATTTCAGGACATATCTTATTGATACACTTTAAATAGGTTGTAATCTCAAGAAGCCTTAAATAATCATCTAGCTTTGCATAGGTCGTGGATACATATTGCCTAGAATCTCCATTTAAAATGCTACAGACTATCTTAGTATGCCATCTGTTCTTATTGTTTAAGACTTCCTTAAGGAAATAACCATATCCTTCTAAGGGGAAAACTAATTGCAAAGTTGAATTCGCTAAAATTTCCATTTTATCCATAATTAACTTTTTGCCTTTAGCCTCTTTAATATTCTATTTCTATGGAAGGCTCTTCGCTTTCTGAATTCTCTATTTCTGAAGATTTGTATTCCTCTTCATAAGATTCCTTATAAACGATGATAATCTTGGCTACCCTTTTCTCGTCTCTAATTATATAATCAATACCGACATTGTCACCCATATTGATGTTCTCAAGCGAATCTACGTTGCTTAACTCTGTTGCAGGATCTATAACGTAGGTAGTATCTATTTCCTGCTCATTAATATAATCATATTCAGTCACTGTGATATAATCAGGGGAAACGCTTTTTACTATGCCGTAGATATATCCTATTTCCTCCTCCTGAGCAAACAATACGCCGCAAATCGAAACCATCATTAAACTCAACGTCAATACTAGAACAACTAATAAGTCTCTGCTCATTGCTTTTTGTCTCCTCTTGCGATTTTTTTATTTTCGGTCTGTTTTTAATTTGCTTAACTTAGCTAAATCTTGCTTAAAAATCTCTAATTGCGCTAATCCTATCGTGATAGAGTTAAGCAATGAATTGTAGGCCTTATCTTGTGACCTCAACAAGCGATAATAAACGTTTAAGCCTCTTCGTTTATCTGATGCCAGACCCGTCAAACGTAATCGAGTCAAATGTTTAGATATATTTGGCTGAGCTTTATTTAGTATTTTACAAAGCTCACTAACAGTTAACTCTTTTTTGCTTAATAGATTTATAATTCTGAGGCGAGTGTCATCAGCTAAAGATTTTAATATTTGGCGCGCTTTTTTAAGTTGCATATACCACCTTCTTACTCTCTTAAAAAATCTAGATTAGATATTTTAATCTTGAGAATAAAGACGTCTTATTTTTCATATTATGATTTACTTAGGATTTTTTTGTAAACTTCTATGGTATTCTCTGTCATAACCTCCTTCGTATATTTTTCATTCACAAGAGTCCTGCCATTTTCTCCTAGTTCGGTTCGCAATTTTTTGTCTCTTAAAAGTAGGAGGCATTTTTCAGCAAGTTCTCTATAGTCTCTTATTTTAATAATAAACCCATTATGGCCATCTTTAATAATCTCGGGCATGCCCCCCGCTGCTGTAATAATTATTGGAATGCCGATCGCTAATGATTCTAGTATTGTTATACCAAAAGGCTCTTGTGAATTAGAAGGGTACATACACACATCTGCAATATTATAAAATTGGGGCATAATATCATATGGTATCATATCTACAAATAGATTCTTTTCTACATGTATTTTTTTTGCCAGATGAACTAAATAGGCAATATCTTTCTGTTGGGTTGCACCCCAGTCTATAATATGTTTTGTCCCTGTAAGTATAAGTAGGATATTCGGCATTGATTTCTTTATTATTCTCAAGGCTTTAATACTCACATCGCAGCCTTTGGCTAATCCTAATCTTGCCGGATGAAAAATAATTCTGCGATTCTTAAGCGCAGGGTATTTGTTGAGAATTTGGACGCAATCTTTCTTTTTAAATTTATCCACATCTACCCCATGATAAACAACCGTAATTTTATTATCCGGGATACCGATACCCATAAGTTCAAACTTTATATATTCACTTACTGCAATAATATGGTCCCAGCCAATATTCAAAGTCAGGTCTAAAAAATTACCTTCATCCCATACATTATGCGCAGTCAAGACAAGTGGAATACTATGCGATTTTGCATAGGTGCTTAAAACTTCAGCATGAAGTTTACTAAAATAATGCATATTGTGGGCGTGGATTATATCCGGCTTTGTCGTGTCCAGAAACATATTGATCAAATCCCTAATTTCTTTTTCTAGTCCTTCAAGTCCTCTCTCGAATAGCCAATTAAGATCGAATAAAGGAGAGCGTTTTATAGTCATGCCCTTATATTCATAGTCTACTCTTTCATTGGCAACAGTCCCTGTCAAAAGATTAACCGCATATCCTCTTTCTACTAGTGTTGGGCCCAATAAAGACAAATGGGTTTCCACGCCACCTATAATCGGCGGGAAACCCCAATGTAGCATTGCAATTTTCCCCTTACGTGCTTTCTTCAAGAATTATACGGAAAAGAGCATAATTAGCTCTTGTTCCACCCTTAAAAAATCTAATAATAGTTACGATTAAACAGGAAAATTTTCATAAAATTGGCCTATATAATTTATCTAGGAGCTCTCTCGTTAAACGGCGCTTCTCCTCGTTGCTTTCGGTGCTGCTTTTGATAATGAGTTTCTGACGCCTTACATATTTCCTTAACCCCTGCGACAATCGCTTCTTACCCATGGCATTTAACTTTCTTATAAAGTTCTAATAATATATGTAACTATATGAGTATATGTACATATAATATAAATAAAAAATTGGTTTTGTCAAGTAAATTTTAGCTTTGTCTAGGCTACCGGCTACCCTTAGGAAAACTCCCTTTAATCATATTATAAAAAAGCTCTCTACTGCGTGTCTTCTCTACTAGACGCACCTCTTCTATTTTTGTCAATAAGATCAAAAAACCGACTTCTCCAGGCAGGATTAATTAATGCTCCGTCAGCACTAAAGAAAATCACAAGTATAATAAATAGCGAAGGAGTGACGATCTTAAAAAAAGCAATAACTGCTAGAATTAATACTATCACTCCTTGGAAAAAAGTAAAAATTAACACGATCTTTTTTCTTGAGCGTAAACTAGCGATAATATCAGCGCTCCAAGCAGACAGCCTTTCTTATATTCTCAAGTTTCCCAAAACATATAATTCTGTCGCCTAAATTAAATTTCTCATTTGCAGAAGGATTGGGAATTGTTGCTCCCTCTCTTTCTATAGCCAAAACATTAATATCCCTCACTCTTAAATCAGACTCCATAATTGTTTTATTCTTTATAGGACTATCTTTGCAAATTTCAATCTGGCTTATTCCATAGCCACCGGTTGCGACAACAAGCTCCTCAAAAGATACAGGCTTAACCAACTCTTTCTTTACAATATTTCTTCTTAAAAAATCTGTTAGTTTCCTGGCAAATTTAGTGCGAGTAAATACTTTATAAATAACATAAACTGAAATTAAAATAATCGCAAGATTAACTAAGGGCAAAAAACTCACTGGTAAAACTAAATGTAAAATTGGGATTGTAAACTTTGGTATAACAGTAGTTACTCTTAGAGAATTAGCAAAAGTAGCAATTAGTGTCACAAGACCGGCATTTCCTAATACCATAAGTACTGAAGCAATTCTGCGCCTTTGAGGATTTCCCGTAATAGATTCTGCTTCTTTTGTAGTAAAGCCTGTTCCAGTAAAACAAGATAGTGCCTGAAACTTAGCCAAAGACCATTCTAAGCCTGTTAATTGAAAAGCAATAGCCCCAATTCTTACTGCTATGAAAGAAATAATAATCGCGACTATGAATAATAATAAATTCATACTATCTCCTTTTTATAAAAGAGACGGCTCAGCCTCTTTAGTTGATACCCACCTTAGCTGAACACAAAAAACTACAGAAATACTAAATTTTTTAATCTTTCTCGAAAATTTTAATTGTTCTTACCTGTGTATCGCTTGAGGACGGTTCTTCAAGCTCATAGGAAGACTGTGCAAAAATCTTTACCTTATTCCATCTGCTAACCTTTCCGTTTAAAAATAGCACCCGATAATAATAAGAACCCATGGGTTTAAATTTGCCAGCCCATAATCTTTGAATAGGATAATTCCAAACCTCATACTCCTCCTTATCAATACTTATTGTGCTTCTTGCTTTAGGCTCTCCTATTAGCTTTATTACTTCTTCCTTACTCATCTCTCGTTTAATTCCCCTGATCTCCAGCTCTCCATCATTTATACTTTGAAAGCCAACGGCGCATCCATAAAGGCCTAACAACAACACTAAAAGTACTAACATCTGTCTCTTCATCTTTAACCCCCCTTTTAAACTTAACTATAACAACCTACTTTATTTTTCTTTTAGATAATGACTAGCCCATCCCACAATAAAGCCTATTGCTAGAGTTGAGAAAATTATAATCGCTCTGCTGGTTTGAAAAGACCATAACAGAAACTTAATTTCAACAATCTCGTAATTTTGAGCTGCAAAAATTACTAAAACAAGCAGCAGAATCAATATGAGTATCAATTTCCAATTCATAATAGCCACCTCTTTAAAACTGCTTTTTAAACTTTAATAATAGTTTGTCGTCTGCTTGTGGCCCTTCCTCTTCTTTGGTAGATTCATTATATTTTGTTTCTCTTTCTCCTTCAACGGAAATACTCTCAGTTATTTTTTGACCTACACCTATTTTATGCGTTGTGTCTGCGCCTTCATCTCCCTCTTGAGTCTGTTCGATTCCATAACTTACTTCTGTATTACCAGACACCTGTTTTGTGATTCCGATTCCTTTTGTTTTGCCATCAAATTTTACTGATATGCCAAATTGATTCGCTATTTTATTTCCGGCACCACCAAAGACAAGATAATCTATTAAATCACCTGCCAATTCAGGCGTTACTCTGCCTTCTGCTATGGCTGTCTCAGAACTCTTCCAACTCTTTCCCGTTGCCAACATAACTAACAGTTGTGCCTGCGACTTAGGCGGTTCTG is a window from the Candidatus Omnitrophota bacterium genome containing:
- a CDS encoding metalloregulator ArsR/SmtB family transcription factor, with the protein product MQLKKARQILKSLADDTRLRIINLLSKKELTVSELCKILNKAQPNISKHLTRLRLTGLASDKRRGLNVYYRLLRSQDKAYNSLLNSITIGLAQLEIFKQDLAKLSKLKTDRK
- a CDS encoding glycosyltransferase family 4 protein; the protein is MLHWGFPPIIGGVETHLSLLGPTLVERGYAVNLLTGTVANERVDYEYKGMTIKRSPLFDLNWLFERGLEGLEKEIRDLINMFLDTTKPDIIHAHNMHYFSKLHAEVLSTYAKSHSIPLVLTAHNVWDEGNFLDLTLNIGWDHIIAVSEYIKFELMGIGIPDNKITVVYHGVDVDKFKKKDCVQILNKYPALKNRRIIFHPARLGLAKGCDVSIKALRIIKKSMPNILLILTGTKHIIDWGATQQKDIAYLVHLAKKIHVEKNLFVDMIPYDIMPQFYNIADVCMYPSNSQEPFGITILESLAIGIPIIITAAGGMPEIIKDGHNGFIIKIRDYRELAEKCLLLLRDKKLRTELGENGRTLVNEKYTKEVMTENTIEVYKKILSKS
- a CDS encoding MFS transporter, producing MLIFTFFQGVIVLILAVIAFFKIVTPSLFIILVIFFSADGALINPAWRSRFFDLIDKNRRGASSREDTQ
- a CDS encoding DUF2845 domain-containing protein, which translates into the protein MKRQMLVLLVLLLGLYGCAVGFQSINDGELEIRGIKREMSKEEVIKLIGEPKARSTISIDKEEYEVWNYPIQRLWAGKFKPMGSYYYRVLFLNGKVSRWNKVKIFAQSSYELEEPSSSDTQVRTIKIFEKD
- a CDS encoding LapA family protein, coding for MNWKLILILILLLVLVIFAAQNYEIVEIKFLLWSFQTSRAIIIFSTLAIGFIVGWASHYLKEK